Proteins from one Telopea speciosissima isolate NSW1024214 ecotype Mountain lineage chromosome 1, Tspe_v1, whole genome shotgun sequence genomic window:
- the LOC122642671 gene encoding metal tolerance protein 11-like, which produces MKETEMVGNDLNGSEEDLLLPDSGNGGERSWRLNFDGLQLSEHNKEKPPRGLHDCLGVLGPEDVVAEYYQQQVEMLEGFSEMDALTERGFLPEMSQEERENLARSETMAIRISNVANMVLFAAKVYASLRSGSLAIIASTLDSLLDLLSGFILWFTAFTMQTPNPYRYPIGKKRMQPLGILVFASVMATLGLQIILESIRTLLSDEGEFNLTKEQVQWVIGIMLSVTLVKLLLAVYCRTFTNEIVKAYAQDHFFDVITNVIGLVAVLLANYINDWMDPVGAIILAIYTIRTWSMTVLENVNSLVGRAAAPEYLQKLTYLCWNHHKAIRHIDTVRAYTFGSHYFVEVDIVLPSDMPLREAHDIGESLQEKLERLPDIERAFVHLDYEFTHKPEHAQAHS; this is translated from the exons ATGAAGGAAACGGAGATGGTCGGCAATGATCTCAACGGCTCGGAGGAGGACCTGCTACTCCCCGATTCCGGCAATGGTGGGGAACGCTCCTGGCGATTGAACTTCGACGGTCTTCAGCTATCTGAGCACAACAAAGAGAAACCACCTCGGGGTCTTCATGACTGCCTCGGTGTCTTAG GTCCAGAGGATGTTGTGGCTGAATACTACCAACAACAGGTAGAAATGTTGGAGGGATTCAGTGAAATGGACGCCTTAACAGAACGTGGTTTTCTTCCTGAAATGTCTCAG GAAGAGCGGGAAAATTTGGCTAGAAGTGAGACAATGGCCATTAGAATATCAAATGTTGCAAACATGGTTCTTTTTGCCGCCAAAGTTTATGCATCCCTTAGAAGTGGTTCATTGGCAATCATAGCATCAACGTTGGACTCACTTCTTGATCTCTTATCAGGTTTTATCCTGTGGTTTACTGCATTCACCATGCAGACACCAAACCCATACCGGTACCCTATTGGAAAGAAACGGATGCAGCCATTG GGAATCCTCGTATTTGCATCTGTTATGGCTACACTCGGTTTGCAGATAATCTTGGAGTCAATTCGGACGCTGTTATCTGAT GAAGGTGAATTCAATTTGACCAAGGAGCAAGTGCAATGGGTGATTGGGATCATGCTCTCTGTGACACTGGTTAAGCTCCTCCTAGCTGTTTACTGTCGCACGTTCACCAATGAGATTGTCAAAGCTTATGCCCAGGATCACTTTTTTGATGTCATCACCAATGTTATCGGCCTTGTTGCTGTTCTTCTTGCCAATTATATCAATGATTGGATGGACCCTGTTGGAGCCATTATT CTTGCCATATACACCATCCGTACATGGTCAATGACCGTGCTGGAAAACGTGAATTCCCTAGTAGGCAGGGCAGCTGCACCAGAGTACCTGCAGAAGTTGACATATCTTTGCTGGAACCATCACAAGGCCATAAGGCATATTGACACGGTGCGTGCGTACACCTTTGGGTCTCATTACTTTGTTGAGGTTGACATTGTGTTGCCATCTGATATGCCATTGCGGGAGGCACATGATATTGGGGAGTCCTTGCAGGAAAAGCTAGAGCGTCTACCTGATATTGAGCGTGCCTTTGTTCACCTTGATTATGAGTTCACACACAAGCCTGAGCATGCTCAAGCTCACTCTTAG